One uncultured Gellertiella sp. genomic window carries:
- a CDS encoding amicyanin, giving the protein MVCGARISGLIGLLAVLAAAPLAAAEHVIAIDHLKFGTVPQEVHPGDVIVWRNLDIFRHTATAGDHAFDIDLPPKQDVRMVVKDLGPGDHAFFCRFHPGMKAVLKVAN; this is encoded by the coding sequence ATGGTCTGCGGGGCACGCATTTCCGGCCTCATCGGGCTGCTTGCGGTCCTTGCTGCCGCGCCGCTCGCCGCCGCCGAACATGTGATCGCCATCGATCACCTGAAATTCGGGACGGTGCCGCAGGAGGTGCATCCGGGCGACGTGATTGTGTGGCGCAATCTTGATATCTTTCGCCACACGGCCACGGCAGGCGATCACGCCTTCGACATCGACCTGCCGCCGAAACAGGATGTGCGGATGGTGGTGAAGGATCTTGGGCCCGGTGACCATGCCTTCTTCTGCCGCTTCCATCCCGGCATGAAGGCCGTGCTGAAGGTGGCAAACTGA
- a CDS encoding RNA polymerase sigma factor has translation MAESLQRRHVSTEDDAALAAQSADGSETAMREIMQRHNRLLFRVTRSVLRDDGEAEDAVQAAWVQAFRAMGTFRGEAKLKTWLTRIALNEAFGRMRSRRHTVDLEEVDLQNNRPGGSVIAFPSALMPEDPESGAARREVRVLLEDLVDDLPADFRSVFVLRDIEGMSIEETSGLLGIKPETVKTRLHRARKLLRTGLEARVTGAFSGLFPFDGMRCVRMADRVIAVLGS, from the coding sequence ATGGCAGAGTCCCTCCAGCGCAGGCATGTCTCCACCGAGGATGATGCGGCTCTGGCCGCGCAATCGGCTGACGGCAGCGAGACGGCGATGCGCGAAATCATGCAGCGCCACAACCGGCTGCTGTTTCGCGTCACCCGCTCGGTGCTTCGCGATGACGGCGAGGCGGAGGATGCCGTGCAGGCCGCCTGGGTGCAGGCGTTCCGCGCGATGGGTACTTTTCGCGGCGAAGCGAAGCTCAAGACCTGGCTCACCCGCATCGCCCTCAATGAAGCCTTTGGCCGGATGCGGAGCCGGCGTCACACCGTCGACCTCGAGGAGGTGGATTTGCAGAACAACCGTCCCGGCGGCAGCGTCATCGCCTTTCCCTCCGCCCTGATGCCGGAAGACCCCGAAAGCGGGGCCGCGCGGCGCGAGGTGCGGGTGCTGCTTGAAGATCTCGTCGATGACCTGCCTGCGGATTTCCGCAGCGTCTTCGTCCTGCGCGATATCGAGGGCATGAGCATCGAGGAAACCTCCGGGCTTCTCGGGATCAAGCCGGAAACGGTGAAGACGCGCCTGCACCGGGCGCGAAAATTGCTGCGCACCGGGCTGGAAGCGCGGGTGACCGGAGCGTTTTCCGGCCTGTTTCCGTTCGACGGCATGCGCTGCGTGCGCATGGCGGACCGGGTGATCGCGGTGCTCGGTTCCTGA
- a CDS encoding ABC transporter ATP-binding protein produces MPQPIISVQNLTKTYGNGFEALKGVSLDIAQGEILALLGPNGAGKTTLISIICGIVVPSSGRVLAGGFDVVKDFRETRSLIGLVPQELTTDQFETVWNTVSFSRGLHGRKPDPAHIERVLRDLSLWDKKDFMLRQLSGGMKRRVLIAKALSHEPRVLFLDEPTAGVDVNLRKDMWQVVSRLRDSGVTIILTTHYIEEAEEIADRVGIIDGGRLLLVERKDVLMKKLGSKQLILELAHPLSEVPAGLAPFGLRLENGGNTLVHDYDGHDVTDRITPLLQALSAAGIGFRDLSTRQNSLEDIFVSLIGERA; encoded by the coding sequence ATGCCGCAACCGATCATTTCCGTCCAGAACCTCACCAAGACCTATGGCAATGGCTTCGAGGCGCTGAAAGGCGTCAGCCTCGACATTGCGCAGGGTGAAATCCTTGCTCTTCTCGGGCCGAATGGCGCGGGCAAGACCACGCTGATCTCGATCATTTGCGGCATCGTCGTGCCGAGTTCGGGCCGGGTGCTGGCAGGCGGCTTCGATGTGGTGAAGGATTTTCGCGAGACCCGCTCGCTGATCGGCCTGGTGCCGCAGGAACTGACCACCGACCAGTTCGAGACCGTCTGGAACACTGTCAGCTTTTCCCGCGGCCTGCATGGCCGGAAACCCGATCCCGCCCATATCGAAAGAGTGCTGCGCGATCTCTCGCTGTGGGACAAGAAGGATTTCATGCTGCGCCAGCTTTCCGGCGGCATGAAGCGCCGGGTGCTGATTGCCAAGGCGCTGTCGCACGAGCCACGGGTGCTGTTTCTCGACGAACCCACGGCAGGCGTCGACGTGAATCTGCGCAAGGACATGTGGCAGGTGGTCAGCCGGCTGCGCGACAGCGGCGTGACGATCATCCTCACGACCCACTATATCGAGGAGGCGGAGGAAATCGCCGACCGGGTCGGCATCATCGATGGCGGCAGGCTGCTGCTGGTCGAGCGCAAGGACGTGCTGATGAAGAAGCTCGGTTCCAAGCAGCTGATCCTCGAGCTTGCCCATCCGCTCAGCGAGGTTCCCGCCGGGCTCGCGCCGTTCGGCCTGCGGCTGGAGAACGGGGGCAACACCCTCGTCCATGATTATGACGGCCACGATGTCACCGACCGCATCACGCCGCTGCTGCAGGCGCTGTCTGCGGCGGGCATCGGCTTCAGGGACCTTTCCACCCGGCAGAATTCGCTGGAAGACATTTTCGTATCGCTGATCGGAGAACGGGCATGA
- a CDS encoding adenosylcobinamide-GDP ribazoletransferase, producing MWPEKAPMEFIVDVARSLGFLSRIPVPSRFFEGDDGRMERTSGGFALAGIILSLLPALLLYALGHGHAPLLAATLATGILVLVTGGLHEDGLGDTMDGLGGGRDRERALAIMKDSRIGSYGALALVLSILARITALATLVTAGSPTLAALAMVATAGASRAAMVWHWRALPAAKPDGVAARVGVPSGRSLRTALATALILALLLLAPFLSLAVVAVAIFAGLFSTWLFTDMIRSRLGGHTGDTIGATQQVFEIVMLSTLALLI from the coding sequence ATGTGGCCCGAAAAAGCACCGATGGAATTCATCGTCGATGTCGCCCGTTCGCTCGGCTTCCTGAGCCGCATCCCCGTCCCTTCCCGCTTCTTCGAGGGTGACGACGGACGGATGGAGCGGACCTCCGGCGGCTTCGCGCTGGCAGGCATCATCCTGTCGCTGCTGCCTGCGCTGCTGCTCTATGCGCTGGGCCACGGCCATGCGCCGCTGCTTGCCGCAACGCTTGCGACCGGCATCCTGGTGCTGGTGACCGGCGGCCTGCACGAGGACGGGCTCGGCGACACCATGGATGGCCTTGGCGGCGGACGCGACCGCGAACGGGCACTTGCCATCATGAAGGACAGCCGCATCGGCTCCTATGGGGCGCTGGCGCTGGTGCTGTCGATTCTCGCCCGCATCACCGCGCTCGCCACTCTCGTCACGGCGGGATCGCCGACGCTTGCGGCCCTTGCGATGGTCGCCACGGCAGGGGCCAGCCGGGCGGCGATGGTCTGGCACTGGCGGGCACTGCCTGCCGCAAAGCCGGATGGCGTCGCAGCCCGGGTCGGCGTGCCCTCGGGCAGGTCCCTGAGAACGGCGCTTGCGACGGCGCTGATCCTCGCCCTCCTGCTGCTCGCGCCTTTCCTGTCGCTGGCTGTTGTGGCGGTGGCGATTTTTGCGGGCCTTTTTTCCACCTGGCTGTTTACGGACATGATCAGGAGCAGGCTCGGCGGCCATACCGGCGACACGATTGGTGCAACGCAACAGGTTTTCGAAATCGTGATGCTGTCGACCCTTGCGCTTCTCATCTGA
- a CDS encoding DUF1289 domain-containing protein, with product MESPCILVCSIDMVTGYCFGCGRTREEIGAWTTYTDSERRTIMASLPARLEGVERKPRRETRRQRMARENGSA from the coding sequence ATGGAATCCCCCTGCATCCTCGTCTGCTCCATCGACATGGTGACCGGCTATTGCTTCGGTTGCGGGCGCACGCGCGAGGAAATCGGAGCCTGGACGACCTATACCGACAGCGAGCGCCGCACGATCATGGCGAGCCTGCCCGCCCGGCTGGAAGGGGTGGAACGCAAGCCGCGCCGGGAGACCCGTCGCCAGCGCATGGCGCGTGAAAACGGCAGCGCATGA
- the cobT gene encoding nicotinate-nucleotide--dimethylbenzimidazole phosphoribosyltransferase, protein MSLTGLPFDDFRKLLNDLPGPNPVALAAARDRDSQLTKPPGALGRLEEIAFWLAAWTGRAPAVTRPLVAIFAGNHGVTRQGVTPYPSDVTKQMVANFSAGGAAINQICVTHDLGLKVFDLALDIPTGDITCEAALSERDCAATMAFGMEAIAGGTDLLCIGEMGIGNTTIAAAINLALYGGTAEEWVGPGTGSAGEFLERKIHAVKTAVAFHKEHLGDPLEVLRRVGGREIAAMAGAILAARMQKIPVLIDGYVATAAASILKAANPSALDHCLIAHVSGEPGHLKAIEKLGKTPLLALGMRLGEGTGAALAAGIVKSAAACHSGMATFASAGISNKD, encoded by the coding sequence ATGAGCCTGACCGGTCTGCCCTTTGACGATTTTCGCAAGCTGCTCAATGATCTCCCGGGCCCGAACCCGGTGGCGCTGGCGGCGGCCCGCGACCGCGACAGCCAGCTGACCAAGCCGCCCGGCGCACTGGGCCGACTGGAAGAGATTGCCTTCTGGCTTGCCGCCTGGACCGGGCGCGCGCCTGCCGTCACCCGTCCGCTGGTGGCAATCTTTGCCGGCAATCACGGTGTCACCCGGCAGGGCGTCACGCCTTACCCGTCCGATGTCACCAAGCAGATGGTGGCGAATTTCTCCGCCGGGGGTGCTGCGATCAACCAGATCTGCGTCACCCATGATCTCGGCCTCAAGGTTTTCGATCTCGCGCTCGACATTCCGACCGGCGACATCACCTGCGAGGCGGCTCTTTCCGAGCGCGATTGCGCCGCCACCATGGCCTTCGGCATGGAAGCGATTGCCGGTGGCACGGACCTGCTGTGCATCGGCGAAATGGGCATCGGCAACACCACCATCGCCGCCGCCATCAACCTGGCGCTCTACGGCGGCACGGCGGAAGAATGGGTCGGTCCCGGCACGGGCTCGGCGGGCGAATTCCTCGAGCGCAAGATCCATGCGGTCAAGACTGCGGTTGCCTTCCACAAGGAGCATCTGGGTGATCCGCTGGAAGTGCTGCGCCGCGTCGGCGGCCGGGAAATTGCGGCGATGGCCGGGGCGATCCTTGCCGCGCGCATGCAGAAGATCCCGGTGCTGATCGACGGCTATGTCGCCACCGCTGCCGCCTCGATCCTGAAGGCGGCCAATCCCTCGGCGCTCGACCACTGCCTGATTGCCCATGTCTCGGGCGAACCCGGTCATCTCAAGGCCATCGAAAAACTCGGCAAGACGCCGCTGCTGGCACTCGGCATGCGGCTTGGCGAAGGCACCGGGGCGGCGCTTGCCGCCGGCATCGTCAAATCCGCCGCCGCCTGCCATTCCGGCATGGCGACCTTTGCCAGCGCCGGGATCAGCAACAAGGATTGA
- a CDS encoding TIGR02281 family clan AA aspartic protease → MSRYRIGIAIIGIGLAVLLLKPENTKLLGLNSDQLASALYLLPLTAVLGAGILASRRRWSQSVRQLMIWMLIILALATISLFREDAERTGLRLLAGLLPGHAVTTTDSKGRKEVLLSRSLNGHFSAVVTVNAQDIPMLIDTGASTVTLTYEDAVQVGIIPENLTYSTRVLTANGEAMAAPIDLTMMQLGPIKRENVPALVTRKGAMDESLLGMSFLTTVSSFQMQSDELRLKD, encoded by the coding sequence ATGAGCAGGTACCGGATCGGCATCGCAATCATTGGCATCGGCCTCGCCGTCCTGCTGCTGAAGCCGGAGAATACGAAACTGCTCGGGCTCAACAGCGACCAGCTCGCCTCCGCCCTCTACCTTCTGCCGCTCACCGCCGTTCTCGGCGCGGGCATTCTCGCCAGCCGCAGGCGCTGGTCGCAGTCGGTGCGACAACTGATGATCTGGATGCTGATCATCCTCGCACTCGCCACGATCTCGCTGTTTCGCGAAGACGCGGAGCGAACGGGGCTGCGGCTGCTCGCAGGCCTGCTGCCGGGCCATGCCGTCACCACCACCGATTCGAAAGGCCGCAAGGAGGTGCTGCTGTCACGCAGCCTCAACGGCCATTTCAGCGCCGTCGTCACCGTCAATGCCCAGGACATCCCGATGCTCATCGACACCGGTGCCAGCACCGTGACGCTCACCTACGAGGATGCGGTTCAGGTCGGCATCATCCCCGAAAACCTCACCTATTCCACCCGCGTGCTGACCGCCAACGGCGAAGCCATGGCCGCCCCCATCGACCTTACAATGATGCAACTCGGTCCGATCAAGCGCGAAAACGTCCCCGCCCTCGTCACCCGCAAGGGCGCGATGGATGAGAGCCTGCTCGGCATGAGCTTCCTCACCACCGTCTCGTCTTTCCAGATGCAGTCCGATGAATTGCGGCTGAAGGACTGA
- a CDS encoding ABC transporter permease produces the protein MNFEAMKSIYAFEMARTRRTLLQSVVSPVLSTSLYFIVFGTAIGSRIQNIEGVSYGSFITPGLIMLSLLTQCIANGSFGIYFPKFTGTIYELLSSPVSMPEILVGYVGAAATKGLLVGTIILITASFFVDVSIQHPFLMVLFLVLTAVTFSLFGFIIGIWAKDFEQLNLIPMLVIPPLTFLGGCFYSVNMLTPFWRAVSHFNPVLYLVSGFRWSFYGIADVNPWLSLGTVALFLAICLMLVNWMFRTGYRLKS, from the coding sequence ATGAATTTCGAAGCCATGAAGTCCATCTACGCCTTCGAGATGGCCCGCACCCGGCGCACGCTGCTGCAGAGCGTCGTCTCGCCTGTTCTGTCGACCTCGCTGTATTTCATCGTGTTCGGCACGGCAATCGGCTCGCGCATCCAGAATATCGAGGGGGTCTCCTACGGCTCCTTCATCACGCCGGGGCTGATCATGCTGTCGCTGCTGACGCAATGCATCGCCAATGGCTCCTTCGGCATCTATTTCCCGAAATTCACCGGTACCATCTATGAGCTGCTGTCCTCGCCCGTCTCGATGCCGGAAATTCTCGTCGGCTATGTCGGGGCGGCAGCGACCAAGGGGCTGCTGGTCGGAACCATCATCCTGATCACCGCTTCCTTCTTCGTCGATGTCTCGATCCAGCACCCCTTCCTGATGGTGCTGTTCCTGGTGCTGACGGCGGTGACCTTCAGCCTGTTCGGCTTCATCATCGGCATCTGGGCGAAGGATTTCGAGCAGTTGAACCTCATCCCGATGCTGGTCATCCCGCCGCTGACCTTTCTCGGCGGCTGCTTCTACTCGGTCAACATGCTGACCCCCTTCTGGCGGGCCGTCAGCCATTTCAACCCGGTCCTCTACCTGGTGAGCGGCTTCCGCTGGAGTTTCTACGGCATCGCCGACGTCAATCCCTGGCTGAGCCTTGGCACCGTCGCCCTGTTTCTCGCAATCTGCCTGATGCTGGTCAACTGGATGTTCCGGACGGGATACAGGCTGAAGAGCTGA